In the genome of Eriocheir sinensis breed Jianghai 21 chromosome 56, ASM2467909v1, whole genome shotgun sequence, one region contains:
- the LOC126984135 gene encoding cleavage stimulation factor subunit 1-like has protein sequence MAGHWSRPSSAEEEKKEEEEEEDLFYDGHQNFAQELAVIVDQEATAVSPSDRLMNIITIGLQHEHEYETEPQTSAPEPAMYETAHVTSHKDKCRAAAFSMDGSLVATGSVDASIKYILSSGLDSIVKLWELSTGRCLIAYTGAGSVGRQEHSAHAMFNHTEDFVMFPDEATTSLCAWDARNLLSLGHNGPVRHMVHSPCSPAFITCSDDYRARFWYRRNVH, from the exons CTGTTCTACGATGGCCATCAGAACTTCGCACAGGAGCTGGCCGTCATTGTGGACCAAGAAGCCACGGCCGTCTCCCCTTCAGACCGGCTCATGAACATAATCACCATTGGACTGCAGCACGAACATG AGTACGAAACGGAACCCCAGACCAGCGCCCCCGAGCCAGCCATGTATGAGACCGCCCATGTCACCTCCCACAAGGACAAGTGTCGTGCCGCAGCCTTCTCCATGGACGGGAGTTTAGTGGCCACGGGGAGTGTGGACGCCTCTATAAAG TACATCCTGTCGTCGGGTCTGGACAGCATTGTCAAGTTGTGGGAGCTGTCAACAGGCCGATGCCTCATTGCCTACACTGGTGCCGGCTCAGTGG GCCGGCAGGAGCACAGCGCACACGCCATGTTCAACCACACCGAAGACTTTGTCATGTTCCCGGACGAGGCCACCACCTCCCTCTGTGCCTGGGACGCTCGCAACCTGCTGTCCCTCG GTCACAATGGCCCTGTGCGACACATGGTCCACTCACCCTGCTCGCCGGCCTTCATCACCTGCTCAGATGACTACCGGGCAAGGTTCTGGTACCGCAGGAATGTCCACTGA